One Ovis aries strain OAR_USU_Benz2616 breed Rambouillet chromosome 24, ARS-UI_Ramb_v3.0, whole genome shotgun sequence genomic window, GTGGTAAGAAGGGCACAGACTCCAGGTGTGTCGCCCCCTCCAGCCCCAGACCCCTCTGCCATTGTGGTGGTGGGAGCAGGGCAGGAATTTTCTCAAGGACTGGTCCCTGGACAGACTCAGGGACATTGACTTTGCTGCCCAGAACAtggtcctggggtgggggtggggggaactccTTAGTGTGGAGGAGAATCATTGCTAATTAAGGCTGTCATTGCTCAAGGACGGCACTCCATCCTGTTTGGAGGGGACACCTTCCCCTTCCAGTGCGTCCACCTGCACTGATGTCAGTCTTCTCCAAAAATAGCAGCTTCAGACAGCTGAGCACTGGCCCTGTGCCCAAGGCTCCCCGGGCTCTCCTGCACCCTCACGACCACCTGGCTGTAACTATTATTTGCTCCATGTGTGGTCATGCAGGAGACGTTAAAAAGGGCTCGGTCTGGGGCCCAGGGGAGCCACCACCTCCAACCTCAGGGGGCtgtccctgcctgcccctcctctACCCGACCCAAACCAGCTGATCTCCACtggctgcatgtggaatcttcccagaccagggatcaaaccccctcAGCTCCTCACGCTTGCTAGCGGACCCTCCTGCCTTCAGAACCTTAGCAGATGGTGTTCCACTGCCAGGAATGCTTTTCTCCAAGGGCTGACCTTCCCGCATGTCCCAGCATCACCTCCCAGGTGTCTGTCACCTGCCTCACCCAGTTTAACCTGGTGGCACCTGGTCCCCTGTGTTCCCAGTGTGACTTTCCTGCATTTGTAGCAATAGGTGTGTGGCATATTGACCTGTCTGTAGTCTGGCTCCTGCACTAGACGCTGAGCCCAGTGAGGGCAGAGGCCGGTCTGTTCCGCTTCCCGTGCCCCCCTCAAAGTTCCCAAGCCAGGGCAGCTACAGCTCCTTTGGGAGCAAAGGCTGTCACTGACTGCACCCTCTCACAGGTGTACCGGAAGGCTCGCTGAGCTGTATACTTCCCCCGTCGGGGCTGATGTCATTTCCCTGCTTTCGAATCCCTCGTCTCTGTCTGTCTCGAAGCAGTGGCTCCTTTCATCTGTGAGCACCTACTAAAACACCCAGTGGTGCTAGGTTTCTAGAACATCCATTCACCTGGAACAGACGCTCTTTCAGCCTCCACCATGGTGGGGTCACAGGTCTCGGGTGTTGcctctcctgcctctgcctctcagGTTCCCTGCCTGAGCGCGGGTGACTGGCTGGCTGGTAGCAGAGGCACTGAAGGTATTAAATGGAAGTAGCTGGGGTGAGCAAAGAACGCTGGTGGCATCATGAGCCAAAAAAACCAGCAAACGCCACCCGGCCTGTTTTTCACTAGGATGAGGGCGGGCCGGCCAGGCTTACGAACTGATTAAAAATAGACCCAGTGGAAGACCCAGCGAGagcgtgtgagccaccagggtccccaGCAGTGTCCCATCGTCTTGCTTTGTCTTTCAGGGCTTTCGGGTCCAGCCTTGCTGAGCTGTCCCCACACGAGACCTTCCTGCGGAGCAAGCCCCTGCCCCTACAAGCGCTGACCATGTCTATTATGGACCATAGCCCCACCACGGGAGTGGTCACAGTCATCGTCATCCTCATTGCCATCGCTGCCCTGGGGGCCTTGATCTTGGGCTGCTGGTGCTACCTGCGACTCCAGCGCATCAGCCAGTCAGAGGATGAGGAGAGCATCGTAGGGGATGGCGAGACCAAGGAGCCCTTCCTGCTGGTGCAGTACTCAGCCAAGGGACCGTGCGTGGAGAGGAAGGCCAAGCTGACCCCCAACGGCCCTGAAGTCCACGGCTGAGCCGGGATGCGGAGGCTCCTGGGCCCGTTTGTAGCCAGCCGGGAGAGGCGCAGGAGAGGCGAAACCACAGACATGCCTCCGCCTAAGAGGAAGGGTTGACACTTGCTGGCATGGCCTCGCCAGGCTTCATCATCGCATGCACTGACTCCCAGGGTCCCAGTGGTCCCAATCTGGGGTTCGCTGGCCCTGGGCAACCCCTCGGCGTCCTGGTGGGACTGCCCATTGCAGGCAGTGGGCAGACCTGACCTAGCTGGGGCTCTCGGCCCCGCAGCGCTTTTGTTACTTGAATGTTTAGCTGAGCCTGTTTTTGATGGAGCTACTACTACTGTAACGCGTGAACTCACAAGCCTGTGAACTGTAAATAGGCCCTGGAAGCACGTGCTTAAGCCtcttttgctgattttttaaaatatcgcGTGTAGAGCACATGGGACTGTCCGAACTAGGGCTGAGCTGAGTCAAGGCAGTGGGGAAGGGTGGTTTTAGACGTGTAAGGGCCACATGGCACTTGGCAGGGGCCTCTGATACACGTGTTTGTTCGTAGAGGACGTGACATGTCTGTTTTAAGCCTCGCAGCGGACCCTTCGGGGTGCCTTGGTGGTTTGCTTTGTGAGCGATGAATGAGAGCGGGGCGCGATCCGCCCCCGTGCCCCGCCCCGCTAGCTCCTGGTAGATGAGGTCGTTAAAATGGCTGTTCCCTGTTGCTGGTGGAGCGATTGCAAGGAAGCTGCTGCGGCTGCTTGGGAGCCAGTGAAGGACGAGTCAGGGCACGAGTCCCGAGGCTGCCAGGCGTCCCAGTGGCAGAGCAGTTTCTGGCCCCCGTGGTCTTGAGCATGCTgggcgccccgcccccacccggcTTTACAGAGTGCTGGCTTCGCTAGAAAACACCAGAGCTGCCGCCTTCACCCGCATCCAAAACCCAGCTGGCCCAGGAAGGGGGGACAATGGCGGTTTTAGTTTgttgtatttaatattttctgcacTGGAGGGGGGCGGGGCTTAGTTTCCCCTGTTTCTCCCTCCTGCCCTTTTCACAGATCTGCTTCCTTTCCGCTCAGATTCCCACCCACCTGCTCGATTTCACTGTCCTCAGCGGGCCACCGACAAGGAGGGTCCCCTGACGTTGCTCTGAGAGTGCGCAGTGTCGTTTCTTGGGTGCCTGAGGAAGCAGGAGCCCCGAGCAGCCTGTACTTCAGTGGGCAGGTAGGGGGAGAAGGGGCTTAAGGTTCAGGACTTGGTTTTTGCAAAGATGAGGAGCTGGATGGCTATCGACAGCCCCCCACCTCTCGCCCCTCCATGGTGTCCCTTGTGTAGACTTCAGTGAACTCGGGTTTTTAATGACACCACTGTAAACAGTCTTAAATGATGATTAGATGGTGATTCGTGTGTGCACCCTTGGGAATAAACTGGAGGCCAGCCCTGGCAGAGCTTTGGAGCACTGGCCCCCAGTACTTGAGCCTCCTGCCACAGCAGAGGCGGGGAGCGCCTGGCTAACCTcaggctgcccccaccccagcagagCTCCCCCCTCCCCGAGCTCTCGCCTCCTGGGCACGCTGAAGGCGGCTCCTCTGGCCTCATCCAGATCTCCCCTAAAAAAGTGTGTTGAACTAATCCAACTTTCTAGAACCCCTAGGAGGGAGCTTAGGGAACACCTCTCTTAGCAGTGTACCCCTCAATTAAGGGTCCAGCCTTAAATGATAGctagcggggaggggaggggtagcTAGTTAAAAGACAATTTGAGCCAAAAGCAGGATTGAGACAGCACAGGAGGCCA contains:
- the SNN gene encoding stannin, with the protein product MSIMDHSPTTGVVTVIVILIAIAALGALILGCWCYLRLQRISQSEDEESIVGDGETKEPFLLVQYSAKGPCVERKAKLTPNGPEVHG